The following coding sequences lie in one Arachis ipaensis cultivar K30076 chromosome B05, Araip1.1, whole genome shotgun sequence genomic window:
- the LOC107640612 gene encoding uncharacterized protein LOC107640612, whose translation MPLYAKFLKELINKKRSWKQKETMILTQECNAVIQKGLPPKLKDPGSFFIPFTIGNIPIDKALCDLGSSINLMPLSIMEKLSIEEVKPTKMSLQLADRSLIIPNGVVENLLVKVG comes from the coding sequence atgccactctatgcgaAGTTTCTCAAGGagctcatcaacaagaaaaggAGCTGGAAACAGAAGGAAACTATGATTCTCACCCAGGAATGTAATGCTGTGATTCAGAAGGGTTTGCCACCCAAACTCAAAGATCCAGGAAGTTTCTTCATACCATTTACCATTGGAAACATACCAATTGATAAAGCTTTGTGTGACTTGGGATCAAGCATCAATCTGATGCCACTTTCTATTATGGAGAAGCTGTcaatagaggaagttaaacccaCCAAAATGTCACTACAACTAGCTGATAGGTCCCTCATAATACCCAATGGAGTGGTGGAGAACCTTCTAGTTAAGGTTGGCTAG